A window from Salvelinus fontinalis isolate EN_2023a chromosome 8, ASM2944872v1, whole genome shotgun sequence encodes these proteins:
- the LOC129860667 gene encoding uncharacterized protein LOC129860667 isoform X1 yields MVSPCINSSFYEFDCGNTSPGQSLSFLSKQRCWMLAAAASLSRLGAKILCLIVGCTWVSMMMAAWIDKYRPDILILESTSATTIRDSKRCRERDFLKNVHETVERGERRRGSDSSFCPGKSSGTVHSIGNILGADEHKGPPSTSPQGSQRKPITSTNSSSPGPIRRSEKPLYRETCLSSNTSRPLIAPMQTTKDQWCRNIILLYATAITLLYS; encoded by the exons atggtcagtccttgcataaATAGCTCTTTCTACGAATTTGATTGTGGTAACACTTCTCCAGGCCAATCTCTCAGCTTTTTATCAAAACAAAG GTGCTGGATGTTGGCCGCAGCTGCATCCTTGTCTCGATTGGGGGCAAAAATATTATGCTTGATTGTGGGATGCACATGGGTTTCAATGATGAT GGCTGCATGGATTGATAAGTATCGGCCTGACATCCTCATCTTAGAGTCTACCTCCGCCACCACCATCCGTGACTCAAAGAGGTGCAGGGAAAGGGACTTCCTGAAGAATGTACAtgagacagtggagagaggagagaggaggagag GTTCTGATTCCAGTTTTTGCCCTGGGAAGAGCTCAGGAACTGTGCATTCTATTGGAAACATTCTG GGAGCAGATGAACACAAAGGCCCCCCATCTACTTCTCCACAGGGCTCACAGAGGAAGCCAATCACCTCCACAAACTCTTCATCACCTGGACCAATCAGAAGATCAGAAAAACCTTTGTACAGAGAAACATGTTTGAGTTCAAACACATCAAGGCCTTTGATCGCTCCTATGCAGACAACCAAGGACCAATGGTGCAGAAACATCATACTTTTGTATGCTACTGCTATAACATTACTTTACAGTTGA
- the LOC129860667 gene encoding uncharacterized protein LOC129860667 isoform X2 encodes MVSPCINSSFYEFDCGNTSPGQSLSFLSKQRAAWIDKYRPDILILESTSATTIRDSKRCRERDFLKNVHETVERGERRRGSDSSFCPGKSSGTVHSIGNILGADEHKGPPSTSPQGSQRKPITSTNSSSPGPIRRSEKPLYRETCLSSNTSRPLIAPMQTTKDQWCRNIILLYATAITLLYS; translated from the exons atggtcagtccttgcataaATAGCTCTTTCTACGAATTTGATTGTGGTAACACTTCTCCAGGCCAATCTCTCAGCTTTTTATCAAAACAAAG GGCTGCATGGATTGATAAGTATCGGCCTGACATCCTCATCTTAGAGTCTACCTCCGCCACCACCATCCGTGACTCAAAGAGGTGCAGGGAAAGGGACTTCCTGAAGAATGTACAtgagacagtggagagaggagagaggaggagag GTTCTGATTCCAGTTTTTGCCCTGGGAAGAGCTCAGGAACTGTGCATTCTATTGGAAACATTCTG GGAGCAGATGAACACAAAGGCCCCCCATCTACTTCTCCACAGGGCTCACAGAGGAAGCCAATCACCTCCACAAACTCTTCATCACCTGGACCAATCAGAAGATCAGAAAAACCTTTGTACAGAGAAACATGTTTGAGTTCAAACACATCAAGGCCTTTGATCGCTCCTATGCAGACAACCAAGGACCAATGGTGCAGAAACATCATACTTTTGTATGCTACTGCTATAACATTACTTTACAGTTGA
- the LOC129860665 gene encoding ceramide-1-phosphate transfer protein-like yields the protein MADSVAVEDPKFTLQEVLDTFKSCLSENKEVFLEHYVAGWLGLVRFMNSLGSVFSFIAKDAVNKIQILINHLNGKNGAHYVTVQSMVKYELDNQLVDLTKRGSFPESGCRTLLRLHRALRWLELFLERLRTSTEESKTSVMCSEAYNESLSQHHAWIIRKAAGTAFWALPGRATFFDVMNVGTPEQVVAMLGDALPLISEVYQVTEDLYAQNNILDLP from the exons ATGGCCGATTCTGTAGCAGTAGAGGACCCGAAATTCACTTTACAAGAGGTTCTTGACACTTTTAAGTCATGCCTATCTGAAAACAAAGAAGTATTCCTCGAACATTATGTAGCAGGATGGCTTGGTCTTGTAAG ATTCATGAACAGCTTGGGGAGTGTGTTCTCCTTCATCGCCAAGGATGCTGTCAACAAGATCCAAATCCTGATCAACCATCTGAACGGTAAGAATGGGGCCCACTACGTCACCGTCCAGTCTATGGTCAAATACGAACTGGACAACCAACTGGTGGACCTGACTAAGAGAGGCAGCTTCCCTGAGTCCGGCTGCCGCACCCTTCTGAGGCTGCACCGTGCCCTGCGCTGGCTGGAGCTTTTTCTTGAACGTCTGCGCACCAGCACTGAGGAAAGCAAGACCTCCGTCATGTGCTCTGAGGCCTATAATGAGTCCCTCTCCCAACACCATGCATGGATCATCCGCAAGGCTGCCGGTACAGCTTTCTGGGCTCTCCCAGGGCGTGCTACGTTCTTTGATGTGATGAATGTAGGTACCCCAGAGCAGGTAGTGGCCATGCTAGGGGATGCCCTGCCGCTCATCTCTGAGGTGTACCAAGTGACAGAGGACCTCTATGCCCAGAACAATATACTGGACTTGCCCTAG